One window of Rhizobium leguminosarum genomic DNA carries:
- a CDS encoding CBS domain-containing protein, giving the protein MTSSVKAILDLKGRNVVTAAPNTTVAEAAAILSKKKIGAIVVVGMENRISGMFTERDLVHAIAKYGKDGLDQSLAQVMTAKVYRCHEETTVNELMELMTSRRFRHVPVESSGKLAGIISIGDVVKSRIAEVERETEEIKAYIAG; this is encoded by the coding sequence ATGACCAGTTCAGTCAAAGCAATCCTCGACCTGAAAGGCAGGAACGTCGTCACCGCCGCGCCGAACACCACCGTCGCCGAGGCGGCCGCCATCCTCAGCAAGAAGAAGATCGGCGCTATCGTCGTCGTCGGCATGGAGAACCGGATTTCCGGCATGTTCACCGAGCGTGACCTCGTGCATGCGATCGCCAAATACGGCAAGGACGGGCTCGACCAGTCGCTGGCCCAGGTCATGACCGCGAAGGTCTACCGCTGCCATGAGGAGACGACCGTCAACGAGCTGATGGAGCTGATGACCAGCCGTCGCTTCCGGCATGTGCCGGTGGAAAGCAGCGGCAAGCTCGCCGGCATCATCTCGATCGGTGACGTGGTGAAATCGCGCATCGCCGAAGTCGAGCGCGAGACCGAGGAGATCAAGGCCTATATCGCCGGCTGA
- a CDS encoding patatin-like phospholipase family protein, whose protein sequence is MLSWNLHRQSSEGEGSGSGISTTLEVIPPPAPVKRIKIALALGGGAARGWAHIGVLRALDEAKIEIGMIAGTSIGALVGGCYLAGKLDELESFARSLTMRRIASLLDLTIGGSGLFGGMRLTKRMQEHLEGLNVEDLDRPFVAVAAEVNTGHEVWIANGLLITALRASYALPGIFEPVRSNHRTLVDGALVNPVPVSVCRAYEQPLVVAVNLNYDLYGRSAVVRHNASLSPQEVQKQEEAPYARLGMTGVMVQAFNIIQDRIARARLAGDPPDISLQPRLSYIGLSEFHRAGEAIERGYEEARARLPEIKRMQEVYATSP, encoded by the coding sequence ATGCTGAGCTGGAATTTGCATCGTCAAAGCTCTGAAGGCGAAGGTTCCGGTTCCGGCATATCCACCACGCTCGAGGTGATCCCGCCTCCAGCTCCCGTCAAAAGAATCAAGATTGCGCTTGCGCTCGGCGGTGGTGCTGCCCGCGGCTGGGCCCATATCGGCGTGCTGCGCGCCCTCGACGAGGCAAAAATCGAGATCGGCATGATTGCCGGCACCTCGATCGGCGCGCTGGTCGGCGGCTGCTATCTCGCCGGCAAACTCGATGAACTCGAAAGTTTCGCCCGCTCGCTGACCATGCGCCGGATCGCAAGTCTCCTCGATCTCACCATCGGCGGCAGCGGCCTGTTCGGCGGCATGCGGCTGACCAAGCGCATGCAGGAACATCTGGAGGGCCTGAACGTCGAGGATCTCGACCGGCCGTTCGTCGCAGTCGCAGCCGAGGTCAATACCGGTCACGAGGTCTGGATCGCCAATGGTTTGCTGATTACGGCGCTGCGCGCCTCCTATGCCCTGCCCGGCATTTTCGAACCGGTGCGCAGCAATCACCGCACGCTGGTCGACGGCGCGCTGGTCAATCCCGTGCCCGTCTCCGTCTGCCGCGCCTACGAGCAGCCACTGGTCGTCGCCGTCAACCTCAATTACGATCTCTATGGCCGCTCGGCCGTCGTCCGGCACAATGCCAGCCTCTCGCCGCAGGAAGTGCAAAAGCAGGAAGAGGCGCCCTATGCCCGTCTCGGCATGACCGGCGTCATGGTGCAGGCCTTCAACATCATCCAGGATAGGATCGCCCGCGCCCGCCTTGCCGGCGACCCGCCGGATATCTCGCTGCAGCCGCGTCTGAGCTATATCGGCCTTTCGGAATTCCACCGGGCCGGCGAAGCGATCGAACGTGGCTACGAGGAAGCCAGGGCCAGGCTCCCCGAAATCAAACGCATGCAGGAAGTCTACGCCACCTCCCCCTGA
- the hisI gene encoding phosphoribosyl-AMP cyclohydrolase produces the protein MSHMIFNQPSEDKSALEDAGDFTPRFDDRGLITAIVTDAGDGELLMVAHMNAQALALTIQTGTAHYFSRSRGKIWKKGETSGNLQTVKEIRTDCDQDAIWLKVEVAGHDATCHTGRRSCFYRTITLQDGKPMLDIVDDERHFDPQDVYGK, from the coding sequence ATGAGTCACATGATCTTCAATCAACCATCCGAGGACAAGTCGGCGTTGGAAGACGCCGGCGATTTCACGCCGCGTTTCGATGACCGCGGCCTGATCACCGCGATCGTCACCGACGCCGGCGACGGCGAGTTGCTGATGGTGGCGCACATGAATGCCCAGGCGCTGGCGCTGACAATCCAGACCGGCACGGCCCATTATTTCAGCCGTTCGCGCGGCAAGATCTGGAAGAAGGGTGAAACCTCGGGCAATCTCCAGACGGTGAAGGAAATTCGCACCGATTGCGATCAGGACGCCATCTGGCTGAAGGTCGAGGTCGCCGGCCACGACGCCACCTGTCACACCGGCCGCCGCTCCTGCTTCTATCGGACGATCACGCTTCAAGACGGAAAGCCGATGCTGGATATCGTCGACGACGAGCGTCATTTCGATCCGCAGGACGTTTACGGAAAATAG
- the folE gene encoding GTP cyclohydrolase I FolE, whose product MDAIVKNFPQTNRDSDRPSQQEAEEAVRVLLRWAGDNPTREGLLETPARVVKSYRELFSGYDMAPEDVLGRTFEEVAGYDDMVLVKDIPFFSHCEHHMVPIIGKAHVAYMPDGRVLGLSKIARVVEIYGRRLQTQETMTAQIARAIDDTLSPRGVAVMIEAEHMCMAMRGVQKQGSTTLTTTFTGTFKTEPADQARFMTMVRSR is encoded by the coding sequence ATGGACGCCATCGTAAAAAACTTTCCGCAGACGAACCGCGACTCCGATCGCCCCTCTCAGCAGGAGGCGGAGGAAGCCGTTCGTGTCCTGCTGCGCTGGGCCGGTGACAACCCGACCCGCGAAGGTCTGCTCGAAACGCCGGCCCGTGTCGTCAAATCTTACCGCGAGCTTTTTTCCGGCTACGACATGGCGCCGGAAGACGTGCTCGGCCGTACTTTCGAAGAGGTCGCCGGTTACGACGACATGGTCCTCGTCAAGGACATTCCGTTCTTCTCGCATTGTGAACACCACATGGTGCCGATCATCGGCAAGGCCCATGTCGCCTACATGCCGGACGGGCGTGTGCTCGGCCTGTCGAAGATCGCCCGGGTCGTCGAGATCTATGGCCGCCGCCTGCAGACGCAGGAAACGATGACCGCGCAGATCGCCCGGGCCATCGACGATACGCTTAGTCCGCGCGGGGTCGCGGTGATGATCGAGGCCGAACATATGTGCATGGCGATGCGCGGCGTTCAGAAGCAGGGCTCGACCACGTTGACGACGACGTTTACGGGTACGTTTAAGACTGAGCCGGCCGATCAGGCCCGTTTCATGACCATGGTGCGGAGCCGCTGA
- a CDS encoding iron-sulfur cluster assembly scaffold protein has product MDDIYNSKILEFAGNIPLTGTLAEADASAQAYSKLCGSKVRIWLKMDGDTVTGFAHDVKACALGQASSSIMARHVVGATSGELRQARQDMLAMLKADGAGPEGRFEDMRYLLPVRDYKARHASTMLTFDAVVDAIGQIEAKRAEIVEA; this is encoded by the coding sequence ATGGACGACATCTACAACAGCAAGATCCTCGAATTCGCCGGCAATATTCCGTTGACCGGCACCTTGGCGGAGGCCGATGCGAGTGCCCAGGCCTATTCGAAGCTTTGTGGCTCGAAGGTGCGGATCTGGCTGAAGATGGACGGCGATACCGTGACCGGTTTTGCCCATGACGTGAAGGCCTGCGCGCTCGGCCAGGCCTCGTCCTCGATCATGGCCCGCCATGTCGTCGGCGCCACATCGGGCGAATTGCGCCAGGCACGCCAGGACATGCTTGCCATGTTGAAGGCGGATGGCGCAGGGCCTGAGGGACGCTTCGAAGACATGCGCTATCTGCTGCCGGTGCGCGACTACAAGGCCCGCCATGCCTCGACGATGCTGACCTTCGATGCGGTCGTCGATGCGATCGGGCAGATCGAGGCGAAACGGGCTGAGATTGTCGAGGCGTAA
- the yidD gene encoding membrane protein insertion efficiency factor YidD — MCEFCALQASDEDDGGAAGPEKPREKAAPSSRNYTGPFRKTPDRLLGMGFIRLYQLTLSGFVGNSCRHIPTCSEYGYESIARHGLWAGGWMTLFRVGRCGPGGTSGLDQVPEVLGNQFRWWTPWRYLSLGRKRG; from the coding sequence ATGTGCGAGTTCTGCGCCCTGCAGGCAAGCGATGAGGATGACGGCGGTGCCGCCGGACCCGAAAAGCCGCGTGAAAAGGCCGCACCCAGTTCCCGCAATTACACCGGTCCGTTCCGCAAGACTCCCGACCGCCTGCTCGGCATGGGGTTCATCCGCCTCTACCAGCTGACGCTTTCCGGCTTTGTCGGCAATTCCTGCCGCCATATCCCCACGTGCTCCGAATATGGCTATGAGTCGATCGCGAGGCACGGCCTGTGGGCTGGCGGCTGGATGACGCTGTTTCGGGTCGGCCGCTGCGGCCCGGGCGGCACCAGCGGCCTCGACCAGGTGCCGGAAGTGCTCGGCAATCAGTTCCGCTGGTGGACGCCGTGGCGCTATCTCTCCCTCGGACGCAAGAGGGGCTGA
- a CDS encoding DUF1697 domain-containing protein, with protein MSTFIALLHSIVLTPDRRVIMQDLRALAEELGYREPRTLVSTGNLVFEADDVRPHELEVALEEGFEEKFGKHVDIVVRNDCSWMALCSTNPFKDGNADQVIVRVMRLPVDPEKVEALKPLMTEGQRMAVVGGDLWIDFAGKPSQSKLLSALTTKRIGVGTMRNWNTVCGLAEMII; from the coding sequence ATGAGCACCTTCATCGCCCTTCTGCACAGCATCGTCCTGACGCCCGATCGCCGCGTCATCATGCAGGATTTGCGCGCACTGGCCGAAGAGCTCGGCTATCGCGAGCCGCGCACGCTGGTTTCCACCGGCAATCTGGTTTTCGAGGCCGACGATGTGCGGCCGCACGAACTCGAGGTGGCCCTGGAAGAGGGCTTCGAAGAAAAATTCGGCAAACATGTCGATATCGTCGTGCGCAATGACTGCAGCTGGATGGCGCTTTGCAGCACCAATCCGTTCAAGGACGGCAACGCCGACCAGGTCATCGTCCGGGTGATGCGACTGCCGGTCGATCCGGAGAAGGTGGAGGCGCTGAAACCGCTGATGACGGAGGGACAGCGCATGGCCGTCGTCGGCGGCGATCTCTGGATCGATTTTGCCGGAAAGCCGAGCCAGTCCAAGCTGCTTTCGGCCCTGACGACCAAGCGGATAGGCGTCGGGACGATGCGCAACTGGAATACCGTTTGCGGCCTTGCCGAGATGATCATCTAG
- the thrS gene encoding threonine--tRNA ligase, with protein sequence MSEAISLTFPDGSVRSYDAGATGRDVAESISKSLAKKAVAIAIDGTVRDLSDAVTTGRIEIITRNDDRALELIRHDAAHVMAEAVQELWPGTQVTIGPVIENGFYYDFAKNEPFTLDDLPKIEKKMKEIIARNAAFTKQVWSREKAKQVFADKGEQYKVELVDAIPAGQDLKIYYQGDWFDLCRGPHMASTGQIGSAFKLLKVAGAYWRGDSNNPMLSRIYGTAFAEQSELDNYLHMLAEAEKRDHRRLGREMDLFHFQEEGPGVVFWHGKGWRVFQTLVAYMRRRLAGDYQEVNAPQVLDKSLWETSGHWGWYRDNMFKVTVAGDDTDDDRVFALKPMNCPGHIQIFKHGLKSYRELPIRLAEFGNVHRYEPSGALHGLMRVRGFTQDDAHIFCTDEQMAAECLKINDLILSVYKDFGFDEVTIKLSTRPDKRVGSDDLWDRAESVMMNVLETIQQQSNNIKTGILPGEGAFYGPKFEYTLKDAIGREWQCGTTQVDFNLPERFGAFYIDSNSEKTQPVMIHRAICGSMERFLGILIENFAGHLPLWVSPLQVVVATITSEADAYGLEVAEALREAGLNVETDFRNEKINYKVREHSVTKVPVIIVCGRKEAEERTVNIRRLGSQDQVSMGLDAAVDSLALEATPPDVRRKAEAKKARAA encoded by the coding sequence ATGTCTGAAGCCATTTCCCTGACATTTCCCGATGGTTCCGTGCGCAGCTACGATGCTGGCGCAACCGGCCGGGATGTCGCCGAATCCATTTCCAAGTCGCTTGCCAAGAAGGCGGTCGCCATTGCGATCGACGGCACCGTGCGCGACCTTTCCGATGCTGTGACGACGGGCCGGATCGAGATCATCACCCGCAACGACGACCGCGCGCTGGAACTCATCCGCCACGACGCGGCGCACGTCATGGCCGAAGCGGTGCAGGAGCTCTGGCCTGGCACCCAGGTGACGATCGGCCCGGTCATCGAAAACGGCTTCTATTACGACTTCGCCAAGAACGAGCCCTTTACGCTCGACGATCTGCCGAAGATCGAAAAGAAGATGAAGGAAATCATCGCCCGCAACGCCGCCTTCACCAAGCAGGTCTGGTCGCGCGAGAAAGCCAAACAGGTCTTCGCCGACAAGGGCGAGCAATACAAGGTCGAACTCGTCGACGCGATCCCGGCAGGGCAGGATCTGAAGATCTACTACCAGGGCGACTGGTTCGATCTCTGCCGCGGCCCGCATATGGCTTCGACCGGCCAGATCGGCTCCGCCTTCAAGCTCTTGAAGGTGGCCGGCGCCTATTGGCGCGGCGACAGCAACAATCCGATGCTGAGCCGCATCTACGGCACGGCCTTCGCCGAGCAGTCGGAACTCGACAATTATCTGCATATGCTTGCCGAAGCCGAGAAACGCGATCACCGCCGCCTCGGCCGCGAGATGGATCTCTTCCACTTCCAGGAAGAAGGCCCGGGCGTCGTCTTCTGGCATGGCAAGGGCTGGCGCGTCTTCCAGACGCTGGTCGCCTATATGCGCCGCCGGCTGGCTGGTGACTATCAGGAAGTCAACGCGCCACAGGTGCTCGACAAGTCGCTATGGGAGACGTCCGGTCACTGGGGATGGTACCGCGACAACATGTTCAAGGTGACGGTTGCCGGCGACGACACCGACGACGACCGCGTCTTCGCGCTGAAGCCTATGAACTGCCCCGGCCATATCCAGATCTTCAAGCACGGGCTGAAATCCTACCGCGAGCTGCCGATCCGGCTTGCCGAATTCGGCAATGTCCATCGCTACGAACCGTCCGGCGCGCTGCACGGACTGATGCGCGTGCGCGGTTTCACGCAGGACGATGCGCACATCTTCTGCACCGATGAGCAGATGGCTGCCGAATGCCTGAAGATCAACGATCTGATCCTCTCGGTCTACAAGGATTTCGGCTTCGACGAGGTCACCATCAAGCTCTCGACCCGGCCGGACAAGCGCGTCGGTTCCGACGATCTCTGGGACCGCGCCGAAAGCGTGATGATGAATGTGTTGGAGACGATCCAGCAGCAGTCGAACAACATCAAGACCGGCATCCTGCCCGGCGAGGGCGCCTTCTACGGCCCGAAGTTCGAATATACGCTGAAGGATGCGATTGGCCGCGAATGGCAGTGCGGGACGACGCAGGTCGATTTCAACCTGCCGGAGCGATTCGGCGCCTTCTATATCGACAGCAACTCGGAAAAGACGCAGCCGGTGATGATCCACCGCGCCATCTGCGGCTCGATGGAACGCTTCCTCGGTATCCTGATCGAAAACTTCGCCGGCCATCTGCCGCTTTGGGTGTCGCCGCTGCAGGTGGTGGTCGCGACAATCACTTCGGAAGCCGACGCTTACGGGCTTGAAGTGGCCGAGGCGCTGCGCGAGGCCGGTCTCAACGTCGAGACCGATTTCCGCAACGAGAAGATCAACTACAAGGTCCGCGAACACTCGGTCACCAAGGTGCCGGTCATCATCGTCTGCGGCAGGAAGGAAGCCGAGGAGCGCACGGTCAATATCCGCCGCCTCGGCAGCCAGGACCAGGTTTCGATGGGGCTCGACGCCGCCGTTGACAGTCTTGCCTTGGAAGCGACGCCGCCAGACGTCCGTCGCAAGGCCGAAGCAAAGAAAGCCAGGGCGGCCTGA
- a CDS encoding nitroreductase family protein, translating to MKSDIKLIDYLAVRRSIPAFQMCEPGPEKAEIEEILRLALRVPDHGKIAPWRFIVYRGEQRARLGEELLKLALAVKPELSEEMIQVERARFTRAPVVVAVVSRAGPHIKIPEWEQLMSAGALCLNLILAANASGYVANWLTEWFAYDERAYPLLGVGPDEKVAGFIHIGSTTFPAIERPRPELADTVTWIGGED from the coding sequence ATGAAATCCGATATCAAGCTGATCGACTACCTCGCCGTGCGCCGCTCCATCCCCGCTTTCCAGATGTGCGAACCAGGTCCCGAGAAGGCCGAGATCGAGGAAATCCTGCGTCTTGCCTTGCGTGTTCCCGATCACGGCAAGATCGCGCCATGGCGTTTCATCGTCTATCGCGGAGAGCAGCGCGCCCGTCTCGGCGAGGAGCTTCTAAAGCTGGCACTCGCGGTGAAGCCCGAGCTTTCCGAAGAGATGATCCAGGTCGAGCGCGCCCGTTTCACCCGCGCGCCCGTGGTGGTTGCCGTCGTCAGCAGGGCGGGACCGCACATCAAGATCCCGGAATGGGAGCAGTTGATGTCGGCCGGCGCGCTTTGCCTCAACCTCATCCTCGCCGCCAATGCCAGCGGTTATGTCGCCAACTGGCTGACCGAGTGGTTTGCCTATGACGAGCGCGCCTATCCGCTGCTCGGCGTCGGCCCGGACGAAAAGGTCGCGGGTTTCATCCATATCGGCTCGACGACATTTCCGGCGATCGAGCGGCCGCGGCCGGAACTTGCCGATACCGTGACCTGGATCGGCGGAGAGGACTGA
- a CDS encoding flavin reductase family protein, translating into MFYTTDSNRHGLAHDPFKAIVSPRPIGWIGSKGRDGSINLAPYSFFNAVSDRPKLVMFSSSGRKDSQRNAAETGVFTCNFVSRNLADKMNLSSAALPYGDSEFDFAGLTPKPADLIDAPYVAEAFAVLECKVTEIIEPKTLSGEPSENVFIFGEVVGIRIDEAVVRDGRLDMSLARPVARLGYMDYSEASEVFEMFRPHLPKV; encoded by the coding sequence ATGTTTTACACCACCGACAGCAACCGTCATGGGCTGGCGCATGATCCTTTCAAGGCGATCGTGTCGCCGCGGCCGATCGGCTGGATCGGCAGCAAGGGCAGGGACGGCTCGATCAATCTCGCCCCCTATTCCTTCTTCAATGCCGTTTCCGACCGGCCGAAGCTGGTGATGTTTTCCTCCAGCGGGCGCAAGGACAGCCAGCGCAATGCGGCCGAGACCGGTGTCTTCACCTGCAATTTCGTCAGCCGAAATCTCGCCGACAAGATGAACCTTTCCTCGGCGGCGCTGCCCTATGGTGACAGCGAATTCGATTTCGCCGGCCTGACGCCGAAGCCGGCCGACCTCATCGACGCGCCCTATGTCGCCGAGGCTTTCGCGGTGCTCGAATGCAAGGTCACCGAGATCATCGAACCGAAGACGCTGTCGGGCGAACCGTCCGAAAACGTCTTCATCTTCGGTGAAGTGGTCGGCATCCGCATCGACGAGGCGGTGGTCAGGGATGGCCGCCTCGACATGTCGCTCGCGCGACCCGTCGCCCGTCTGGGCTATATGGACTATAGCGAAGCCAGTGAGGTCTTCGAAATGTTCCGGCCGCATCTGCCGAAGGTTTAG
- a CDS encoding DUF2336 domain-containing protein, which produces MLGRRVIIEAFLRWIETAKTGDRARAANALGRAYLQSKMTVEERAAAEMAMTFLLDDPSPRVRLALAEAIAWSPDTPRSLILSLAEDQPEVACHAVTCSPLLSDADLVDLAARGNGATRMLIAVRAHVTRPVCAALAEVGDEEELLCLLENDDAAISSQSLKRIAERLGDCCDIRNLLLDRSDLPADARQLLTQHVSNALVGLPLAQAAIGLQRLQRISREATEAAIVSIAGDIAPREIPDLVEHLRRNGRLTPSFLMHALCAGKVDFFAGAIVELTGCGERRVRSILATGRMHAVRALYESAGLPRDISVIFVEATMLWRDAARKAPGSVLGNVCGRLLEKFRHQDGAHGAVGELLDMVEKLGVTEQRQSARVYAALAAA; this is translated from the coding sequence GTGCTGGGGCGTCGTGTGATCATAGAAGCTTTCCTTCGTTGGATCGAAACGGCCAAGACCGGTGACCGGGCCCGGGCCGCAAACGCGCTCGGGCGAGCCTATCTTCAGTCCAAGATGACGGTGGAGGAGCGGGCGGCAGCCGAGATGGCGATGACCTTTCTGCTCGACGATCCGTCGCCACGTGTGCGGTTGGCACTTGCCGAGGCGATCGCCTGGTCGCCGGATACGCCGCGCAGCCTGATCCTTTCGCTTGCCGAAGACCAGCCGGAGGTTGCCTGCCATGCGGTGACCTGTTCACCGCTGTTGAGCGATGCCGATCTCGTCGATCTTGCCGCGCGCGGCAACGGCGCCACCCGCATGCTGATCGCGGTGAGGGCGCATGTGACGCGCCCGGTTTGCGCAGCGCTTGCGGAGGTCGGCGACGAGGAGGAGCTGCTCTGCCTGCTCGAGAACGATGACGCGGCGATCTCCAGCCAATCGCTGAAACGCATCGCCGAACGGCTTGGCGACTGCTGCGACATCCGCAACCTGCTTCTCGACCGCAGCGATCTTCCGGCCGATGCCCGACAGCTGCTCACCCAGCATGTCAGCAATGCGCTGGTCGGGCTGCCGCTGGCACAGGCGGCGATCGGCCTGCAGCGGCTCCAGCGCATCAGCCGCGAGGCGACCGAGGCTGCCATCGTTTCCATCGCCGGCGACATCGCGCCGCGCGAGATACCCGATCTCGTCGAGCATCTGCGCCGCAACGGCCGTCTGACGCCGTCCTTCCTGATGCATGCGCTCTGCGCCGGCAAGGTGGATTTCTTCGCTGGAGCGATCGTCGAGTTGACGGGTTGCGGCGAGCGCCGGGTGCGCTCGATCCTGGCGACCGGGCGCATGCATGCGGTGCGCGCGCTCTATGAGTCCGCCGGCCTGCCCAGGGACATCAGCGTGATCTTCGTCGAGGCGACGATGCTGTGGCGTGACGCAGCAAGAAAAGCGCCGGGCAGCGTGCTCGGCAATGTCTGCGGCCGTCTTCTCGAAAAATTCCGCCACCAGGACGGCGCACATGGCGCCGTCGGCGAGCTGCTCGACATGGTGGAAAAACTTGGAGTCACCGAACAGCGGCAATCGGCCCGCGTCTATGCGGCGCTGGCGGCGGCTTAA
- a CDS encoding GNAT family N-acetyltransferase, translating into MSVTVALEPPRQDGVIRLLDLSDAYAQSLYPAESNHLVDLSLLEKPSVSFLVARNGDAIVGCCALVEAGDGTAEIKRMFVDPEARGLRIASGLMNALEAIAREKRLSAIRLETGIYQPEAIALYRKYGYRDIEPFGSYLPDPLSLFMEKRLG; encoded by the coding sequence ATGTCCGTCACCGTCGCCCTGGAGCCGCCGCGTCAGGACGGCGTCATCCGTCTTCTCGATCTGTCCGATGCCTATGCGCAGTCGCTCTATCCCGCCGAGAGCAACCATCTGGTCGACCTCTCCTTGCTGGAGAAGCCTTCGGTGAGCTTCCTGGTCGCGCGCAACGGCGATGCGATCGTCGGCTGCTGCGCGCTGGTCGAGGCCGGCGACGGCACGGCCGAGATCAAGCGCATGTTCGTCGATCCAGAGGCGAGGGGCCTGCGGATTGCCAGCGGCCTGATGAACGCGCTCGAAGCGATCGCTAGGGAAAAGCGGCTATCGGCGATCCGGCTCGAAACCGGCATCTACCAGCCCGAGGCGATCGCTCTCTACCGCAAATACGGATACCGGGACATCGAGCCTTTCGGCAGCTATCTGCCGGACCCGCTCAGCCTGTTCATGGAAAAGCGGCTGGGATGA
- a CDS encoding AI-2E family transporter, with translation MGVFDRQKSNHVPRWLGSSAPTRTPLIPSISAARWLLVLIVAAGVYFFYGFLVPVLASLVIGFASWPLYRKLLARVGGNTTIAATIAIIMIITFLVIPIGLAVTYTTGEVRTWVAWAIHANRAGAPTPAWIVALPWAGTYLDEVWTKYIGSPGALGEVIQAVSGANIGNIYRAVLAAGGGAFHLLLTLLFMLIALFFVYRDGFSFSKQIDMLGERILPNRWERISRVVPATISSTVMGMTLIAIGEGIVLGLAYWIAGVPSPVTLGVLTGVMALIPGGAPLCFTLVSIYLLASGSHVAGIGLFVWGTVELFIVDKTLRPKLVGGPIKLPFLPTFFGLVGGVKTMGFLGLFIGPVLMALIVAIWREWIHEARNADKSETGPQVLIDEQAPPAIPGSPKTIPRIAEG, from the coding sequence GTGGGTGTGTTCGACCGTCAGAAAAGCAATCATGTACCGCGATGGCTCGGGTCGTCGGCGCCGACACGCACGCCGCTGATCCCCTCCATCTCGGCGGCCCGCTGGCTGCTTGTTCTGATCGTCGCGGCCGGTGTCTACTTCTTCTACGGCTTCCTCGTGCCGGTGCTGGCATCCCTGGTCATCGGCTTCGCCAGCTGGCCGCTCTACCGCAAGCTTCTTGCCCGCGTCGGCGGCAATACGACGATCGCCGCGACCATCGCCATCATCATGATCATCACTTTCCTGGTCATCCCGATCGGCCTTGCCGTCACCTATACGACGGGTGAAGTGCGCACCTGGGTTGCCTGGGCAATCCACGCCAACCGCGCCGGCGCCCCGACGCCGGCCTGGATTGTCGCGCTGCCGTGGGCAGGCACCTATCTCGATGAAGTCTGGACCAAATATATCGGCAGCCCCGGTGCCCTGGGCGAGGTTATCCAGGCGGTCAGCGGCGCCAATATCGGCAATATCTACCGGGCCGTGCTTGCGGCCGGCGGTGGCGCCTTCCATCTCCTGCTGACGCTGCTCTTCATGCTGATCGCGCTGTTCTTCGTCTATCGCGACGGTTTTTCATTTTCCAAGCAGATCGACATGCTCGGCGAACGCATCCTGCCGAACCGCTGGGAGCGCATTTCCCGCGTCGTGCCGGCGACGATCAGCTCGACCGTCATGGGCATGACGCTGATTGCGATCGGCGAAGGCATCGTGCTCGGCCTTGCCTACTGGATTGCCGGCGTACCGTCGCCGGTGACACTCGGCGTGCTGACTGGCGTGATGGCGCTGATCCCGGGCGGTGCGCCGCTCTGCTTCACGCTGGTGTCAATCTATCTGCTGGCAAGCGGCTCGCATGTGGCCGGCATCGGTCTCTTCGTCTGGGGGACGGTCGAACTCTTCATCGTCGACAAGACGCTGCGGCCGAAGCTCGTCGGCGGCCCGATCAAGCTGCCCTTCCTGCCGACCTTCTTCGGCCTTGTCGGCGGCGTTAAGACGATGGGTTTCCTCGGCCTCTTCATCGGCCCGGTGCTGATGGCGCTGATCGTCGCCATCTGGCGCGAATGGATCCACGAGGCACGCAACGCCGACAAGAGCGAGACGGGACCGCAGGTTCTCATCGACGAACAGGCCCCGCCGGCAATCCCCGGATCGCCGAAAACGATCCCCCGTATTGCCGAAGGCTGA